The Ruania halotolerans genome contains the following window.
CCACCGGAACGGCATAGGTCAGGGCCGCGGTGCCAACGATCAGGATCAAACACAGCACAGTCGTCGAGGGACGTCCGATCGCCAACATGAAGGCGACCCGAACGAGTCGCCACCAGGGCATGTCGTAGGTCACCATGAGCGGAAAGTGGTAGATAACCCCGGCCAGCACCACCATTGAGACGACCACGGCGACCAGGCCGAACGCGCTCCCATCTCGGGGCGCAAGTGCATCGGTCAGGACGAGGTTGACCGGGAGCAGCGCCGCCGTCACGAGGAGGATGAATCCGCTGGCGAGCCCCTGCCGCAGATTCTCCCGGAAGTAGCGGAGGAAGTTCGGCACAAGCGCTGGATCTTCGCCGAGGTGCCACCGCCGAACCACCGCGAACAGCGCCGCCGTCGCCGGGCCGATCGTGACCAGCGGTACCGAAATCAGACCCCACAGAGCGCTGAGCAGTACGACGCGAGTGATCCGCTGCGCAGCGATGTACAGCCGGCCCTCCAGGATTGACGGCCCGGTCTGTTCCATCACACCAACCCTCCTTCGGGTGACTCACCTTCGAGTCGGGATCTTGACTTCCCGACGATGCAGCTTGATGCTAACATAGCAACATGCTTCCAGCGCAACCCAACCAGTCACTGATCGACGGCCTCGCGTGCCTACAGACGCTCTCCTCGAGCGACCATCCGATCGGTTCCCGCGAGATGGCGCGCACCCTGGGCCTGGAAGTCACCCGCGTCAACCGACTCCTGAAGACCCTCGCCGCCATCGGACTGGCCGAGCAGGACGCGCGCAAGAAGTACCACCCAGGTCCCGCGATTCACGTGCTGGCCGCTCAGAGCCTCTTCGGATCGGGCCTGCTGCGTCGCGCGATCGGACCCTTGGAGTCGCTATACCACTTCGGACACCTGGTGGCCCTCGGTGTGCTCTGGCGGGACCAGACTGCGTACCTCTTCCACGGACACCCGTCTCATCCTGCGCTGGACGGGCTCGGACACGAGCGCCTGTACCCCGCAGCGTCGTCAGGCATCGGCTTGATGCTGCTCTCGCACCGGTCCGAAGATGAAATCAGGGGCCTATATGAAGAGGCCGCCACCCCAAGGGGCCGAGGAGCGATGCCCGAGGACGTCGTCCCGGTTCTCGATGGCGAAGACGGGCTCCTCGCCCGTTTGGACAGTATTCGGGCCAACGGATGGGCCCTCGCGCACATTCCGGGTGGCGCGAACAGGACGCTCGCCGTCGGACTGGGAGATCAGTTCGACGCAGCGATCGGTGTTTCCGGTGAGTTCGGCGATGACGAGATCGACCGGCTGCTGGAGGCGCTGCGTGATGTTGCTGATCAGATCAAACAGAAGGAGCAGGCGTGACCGCACCAACAACTGTCGTTGGCGATAGTCAGATGACCTCGACCACCCCGACCCAGGTCTCCGGGATCTTTCCACACCTCGCTCAGGTGGCCGAGCTCGGTCCGCCACGGTCGGAGATCGGTGTCGGCGCGCTGATGCCATGGGCGGGCGTGCTCTATGTGCAGAACTACAACTCTCACAAGGAGGCCAGCGGGCGTGGGGTGAGCCTGCGCCGGATCGGCCCGGATCTGTCGATGGAAGTCGTTCCCGAGACGTTCGGCGTGGACGGGACCTACACGAACCGGTTCATCCACTATCCGTCGAACATGCTGGTCATCGGTCCACACGTGATCGATACCGAGCACCGGATCCGCACGGTGCCCGAGCTCCAGCCGCTGCGCGTGTGCGGCACAACCCGGCACCTGACCGATCCCGAGAATCTCGTCTACGTGCTCTGCATGGAGGGCGAGCTGTTCGAACTGAACGTCCACACGCTCGAGTGCCGCCAGGTGTTCGATCTCAACACCGAACTGGACACTGCCGGAGAACGGGGGAAGATCCACTACAAGGATTGCTACACCTCCTTCGGGCGGTTGGTGGTGTGCTCGAACGAGTACCACGAGGCCGATTGGGCCGGTGAGCAGGCCGAGGGCCGGCTCGCCGAGTTCGACGGAACCGAGTGGCGGATCCTGGAGCGCAAGCCTTTCACCTCGATCAGCGGTCGCCACGAGTTCGGAGGCACGATCTTCGCCACCGGTTGGGACCAGGCCTCGGCGATCCTGAAGGTGTACACCGAGTCCGACGACACGTGGACGACGTACCGGCTCCCGAAGGCGTCCCACTGTTTCGACCACAAGTGGCAGACCGAGTGGCCACGTATCCGTGAGGTGGAGCACGAGCGCCTGCTGATGGATCACCACGGCATGTTCTACGAGCTCTCACCGTGGGCGTACGGCGGACGCATCTGGGGGGTGCGCCCGGTCTCAACGCACCTGTCGGCGCTAGCGGACTTCTGCTCCTGGCGTGGCATGTTGGTGCTCGGAGGGGACAACGCCTCTCCGAGTCATGGCTTGAATCCGACCACCGCGGAACCCCAGTCCGGGCTCTGGTTCGGCAAGACCGATGACCTGTGGAGTTTCGGGAAGCCGTCCGGCTGGGGCGGGCCGTGGTGGCTCTCACCGGTCGAGGCCGACGCGCCCTCTGACCCGTACCTGATGACAGGCTTCGACAAGAAGTCGCTGCACATCGAGAACCAGGGCGAGCGCACAGCGAACTTCCGCCTGGAGGTCGACTTCCATGGGCACGGGAGATTTGTCGAGTACACCACCCTGACCGTCGACGCGGGAAAGGCGGTCCACCACGCGTTCCCGTATGGCTTCGGCGCCCATTGGATCCGCCTCGTCAGCGATGTCGATACCCAGGCCAGCGCACAGTTCTTCTACAACTGACGCCTGACCTGAGCCATTCGGACCTAGCGGGCTCCACCCTCGATCGGGGTGGAGCCCGCTGTTTTCACCACTGAAAGGACCCCTGTGATACCCGCGTACCTGGACGACGTCCGGCCAGCTTTCGGAACACGGCAGCCCCGAGCCCGCTTCCACAGCGATGCACCGCAGATCGACCTTGCCGGTGACTGGCGCTTCACGCTCAGTGATCGCGCCGAAGGGACCGGTCCCGAGCTTTTCGATCCGTCCACCGACGATCGGGACTGGGATCTGTTGCCGGTCCCCTCGCATTGGGTGCTGCATGGCCACGGCCACCCGATCTACACCAACGTTCGTTACCCGTTCCCGGTCGATCCGCCGCACGTTCCCACGGAGAACCCGACCGGCGACTACCGGAGAGTCTTCGAGTTGCCGGAGAGCTGGCCCGCGGCTGCGGCAGTACTGCGGTTCGACGGCGTCGAGTCGGCCTTCGCTGTCTGGCTCAACGGCATCGAGTTGGGGTGGTCAACTGGCAGCCGGTTGCCCACCGAGTTCGACGTCGGGGAGATCCTTCGGCCCGGTTCCAATGTGCTCGCGGTGCGTGTTCACCAGTGGTCGGCGGCCAGCTATCTCGAAGACCAGGACATGTGGTGGCTGCCCGGGATCTTCCGCGACGTCACCATCACCGCACGGCCCGAAGACTCGGTGAACGACCTGTTCATCCATGCCGATTTCGACCCGCCGACCCGAACCGGACTGCTGACGGTTGAGACAGACCGACCCGCGAGGCTCACAATCCCAGAACTCGGCATCGACCAGCAACCGTGCGGTGAGCAGGTGGCGATCGCGGACGTCGAGCCCTGGAGCGCGGAGCGCCCCCGCCTCTACGACGGCGTGGTGAACACAGGATCAGAACAGGTCCCGATCAGGATCGGCTTCCGCCGGGTCGAGATCGTCGACGGCGAGATTCGCGTCAACGGCAGCCACATCATCTTCCGCGGCGTGAACCGTCACGAGTTCCACCCCGAGACCGGGCGCACCCTCACCCGAGACCGTACCCGAGCGGAGATCGAACTCATGAAGAGGCACAACATCAATGCCGTCCGCACCAGTCACTACCCGCCGCACCCGGACTTCCTGGAGCTGTGCGACGAGCTAGGCCTGTGGGTCATGGACGAGTGCGACATCGAGACTCACGGCTTCGGCAAGGCACACGGGGTGGACAACGCGTGGATCGGCAACCCGAGTGACGATCCGCAGTGGGCCCAGGCGTACCTCGATCGCATGCAACGGATGGTCGAGCGGGACAAGAACCATCCCAGCATCATCATGTGGTCGCTGGGCAACGAGGCCAACACCGGGCGGAACTTCCGGCAGATGGCCGAATGGACGAGGCAACGAGACCCGAGCCGCCTCATTCACTATCAGGCCGACTTCGCCTGCGAGTATGTCGACATGTACAGCCTCATGTACACCTCGCACGCGACCATGGCTCAGATCGGCCGCCGCGAAGAAGAACCGCACCCCGACGCCCTGGACGATCCGGCGCTCGATGCCCGTCGTCGCAGCATGCCCTTCATCTTGTGCGAGTACGGCCACGCCATGGGCAATGGACCTGGCGGGCTCGCTGAGTACGACGCTCTGTTCGAGGCATACCCGCGCCTGCAAGGTGGATTCATCTGGGAGTGGATCGACCACGGCTTCCGCCGCCGCGCGGAGAACGGGGAGGAGTACTACGCCTACGGTGGTGACTTCGGGGAAGAGATTCATGACGGCAACTTCGTGATCGACGGCCTGGTGTTCCCGGACCTGACCCCCTCCCCCGGGCTGGCCGAGTTTGCCAAGGTGAACGAACCAGTCCAGATCGCCTCTGGAGGTACGCCCGGAACGATCGCTATTCGTAACCGGCACGACCTCACGGACACACGCCACCTGAGATTCACCTGGGTCCTGGAGGACGACGGCGTCGAGTGCTCCCGGGGCACGTTGCACGTACCCACCATCGGACCCGGCGAGTCGGTCGAGGTGAACCTGCCGGAGCTTGCGACGACCCAGGGGGAGGCATGGCTGACCGTGGACGCGTCTCTCGTGGACGCCAGGCCATACGCACCCGCCGGGCACCGAGTGGCCTGGAGCCAGCTCGCCCTCGAGCGTCCGTCTCACCCGCGGACCGCACCACGGGAATCACGGCAGCAGATCGCGGTCACCGAAGGAGCGACCGGATACCGGATCGGACCGTCGATGTTCGACGCCGACGGCACGCTCGTGTCGTTGCACGGATACGAGGTGGCAGGGCCACGACTGGACCTGTGGCGGGCACCGACCGACAACGATCGGGCTAGCCGCCGTGCCCCGATGCGACTGGAGGACGACTGGCGCCGCTTCGGCCTGGATCGCCTGCGTCATCGAGTGAAGGAGATCACCATGATCGACGATGAGCTAGTGGTGAGCACCCACGTCGGCGCATCAGCGACGCGTTTCGGCTTCGCAGCGGACTATCGGTGGAGCACACGTGAGGATGCTGTCACGTTGACAGTGTCGGTCGATCCTGTGGGCGAGTGGCCCGTGCCGATCCCCCGTCTCGGTCTGCTGATGGAGCTACCCGAGTCGCTCGACCAGGTCGAGTGGTTCGGCGGCGGACCGGGCGAGGCATACCGGGACACCCGCCAGGCGGCGCGCATCCGTCGGCACCGTGGGAACGTCGACGCGTTGCAGACTCCGTACATCTTCCCGCAGGAGAATGGCAACCGGATCGACATCCGCTGGCTGCGGCTGACCGACACCGCGGGGCACGGCCTGCACATCAGTGGTGAGCCGCTGTTCAACTTCACCGCTCGCCGGTGGTCCACGGCCGACCTCGACCGGGCGACGCACACGCACGAACTCACGCCACGCCGTCGGGTGTTCCTCAATCTGGACCACGCGCACCAAGGCATTGGGTCGGCCTCGTGCGGCCCCGGTCCGCTCCCTGAGCATCAGTTGCACGCGCACGCCGCCACGTTCGGTCTGACGTTTCAGCCTGCACTCGCGCCGCCGGAGTGAACTACTCCGGGGTGGTCAGCGCTAGCGCTGGTCACCCCGGTGGGGCACCACGTCAGCCGTTTCCTGATACCAGGTGAGCAGTCGGTCGGTGAGCAGCGAACGAACAGGCGCCAACGCCGGGTCGTCGATCCGGTTCACCAATTCCTGCGGATCGGATCGCAGGTCGTACAGCTCGTCCTTCTCGTACAGTCGGCGCACATACTTGTAGTCGCGGGTTCGGCACATGGCAGCCTTGGTATGTTCCGGGCCGGGACTGCTTTGCAGCCGCATTCTGGGCCAGTAGCGGCTTTCTTCCGGTCTGCTTTGCGAGGACGCGCTCTGCAGCTCCATCGCATGTTCCTCATCCTGCAGACGCCCGCCTTCACAGAAGACGGCGTCTCGGTGCTCGTCGGTCTCCGCCGTGAGCAACGGGACGAGGGACCGCCCGAAGTGCGTGTGCTCGGGCGTGATGCCGCTGAGCTCCTCGACGGTCGCGGGCATGTCGATCAACTCGACGAGCGCCTCGCAGGTACGAGCCCGCACCGGGATCGAGGCGGGTGGCTTGACCACCAGCGGCACATTGGTCAGGCAGTCCTCGAACGTGTTCTGTGTCTTCTCGACCAGGCCGTAGTCTCCGGTGAAGTCGCCGTGGTCAGGGAAGACGAAGACGGCTGTGTCGTCGTATGCGCCGGCCTCACGCAGCGCTCCGAGGATCAGGCTCAGTTGATGGTCGACTCGCGCGCACATGGCGTAGTAGGTGGCACGCAACTCGTTCCACTTCTTCTCCGGCCAGTCCCCGCCCTGTGCTGCCTGGATCCCGGGGAGAATGCTCGGTTTGTCGGTCCAGTCCGGTGCCGGCACCCGCGTCGGCAAGGCGTCGCGGTCGATCATGGAGTACCACGGATCTTCGACCGCGTAGGGCGGGTGGGGGTAGGTCAGCGGGAGATAGAGGCAGAAGGGTTGGTCCGGGTCAGCTGCCCTGATGAAGTCGATCGCGGCGTGCACATGCGCCCAGTCCGAATCCGGATAGTGGTCCGTACCGTCCGGCGTGTCCAGCCGCCCGACGAAGAATCGGTAGAAGTCCGGATCTGTCTCCGGGTCGCTGCGGCCACCGAACAGCGGCAAGGTCTCCTCCGGGACCGTGTTCTTCACGTCGCAGTGATCCTCGAAACCGCGCTGCGCAGGGACGAGGTCGTTCTTACCTCCCCACCAGACGGTGTACCCCTCCTGCTTCAGCGTGCGTAGCAGGTTGGGTTCGTCGGGCTGAAGCATGTGGTGCATCGTGCGGTGCCCTCGCACGTGCGGATACCAGCCGGTCATGAACGACGTCCGTGATGGCGTGCACACGGGGTTCTGGCAGAACGCATTCGTGAACGAGACCGCATCCTCGGCCACCATCCGGTCGAGGGTCGGCGTCACCGCTGCGAGATTCCCTACGTGTCCGAGTACATCGCCGCGCCATTGATCAGGATTGAACAGAACAACGTTCGGGCGACGGACGTTGCGGTCGGTCATGTGTCCCTCCCAGGGCAGGTGTCGGGGGTCAGGTCAGGGCGGCCATGACACGTGCACCATGGCGTTCGGCCAGATCGGACCGGCCGACGTCCGTCAGCCAGGCCGCGTGGCGATCCCACAGTGCCCGCGCCTGTTCGGGGGAGTGGGCCAGCAGGTCGTGGGCTTCGGCGATGTCCGTCGAGAGATCGAATAGGTGCACGCCATCATCGACCCGCACGTGTTCTCGTTCCCGGATTCCGCGAACCTGGACGGAGTCGCCGTGGGTGATGCGGAGCTTCATGTCCGCACACCTGACGGCCGATTGATCGCCAGTCTCCCAGTGCAGCGATTCGTGGCCACGGTCGGTCTCCGCGCGCCAGTGTGCAGCTTGGTCGATGCCGTCGAAGCCCAGTTCGGCTACGTCGCGACCGGCAGCGGCGAGCAACGTAGGGCACAGATCCATCGAGCTGACCAGCCCCGAAGCGCACCTCCCCCCGGTCCACCCACCGCCGGGCCACCGAACGAGATAGGGCACACGCACACCACCTTCGCTGAGTGTGTACTTGGTCCCACTGAGCGGTGTGTTATTGCCATAGTTGCAGGTGGAGCCGCCGTTGTCGGTGAGGTAGACGACAATCGTGTTCTCCGCCGCTCCAGAATCCTCCAGCGAGTCCAGCAGCCGTCCGATCTCGGCATCCATGAGTTCGAGCTGAGCGAGGTAGTACTCGCGCCCGTGTTCCAGGTTCGGTGAGATCGCTCCGTCGTACCAGTCGGAGTAGTCGAGCTCGTCACCGTCGTGCCAGTCCGTCTTGGCGGGCAGACCCCGCCGCTCCAACTCGTCCGCCGGCAACTGCCAGCAGAAGTTGTGGACTGCGTTGAAAGAGACCATGGCGAAGAACGGTCCGTCCGTGCTGGTCATGAACTCCCGTGTCCGGTGCCCCAGCTCAGCGGTCAAGAATCCATCCAGCTCCACTTCCTCCCCGTTGTGGAGCATGGGCTGCACTGCCATTCGCCATTGCGCCTCCGGTCCGTACTCCTCAACCGCCGCTGCTGAGTGCACCAGGTAGTTGAGTCGCCCCTGCTGACGCCCGGCGAGCCCGTAATAGGACTCGTGGAATCCGTGCTCGGACGGACAGGCTCGGTCGCCGGGTCCCTCGTTACCATAGTGAACCTTCCCGAAGTAGCCGCAGGTGTAGCCAAGTTCGGTGAAGTACTCAGCCATCGTGGTCCGGCTCTCGCAGAAATTCGTATCCCTGAACCACGTCGATCCCCAGCGGGCCTGATAACAGCCGTTGATGATCGCAGCGCGTGAAGGATTGCAGATCGGTGCCGTGACGTACGCGTCCGAGCAGGTCACGCCTTCGGCCGCGAGCCGGTCCAGGCTCGGAGTCAGGACCGCCTGGTCGAACCCGAGTGCGCCGCGATCGCCGTAGCCATGGTCGTCCGACAGGATCAGCAGGATGTTCGGCCGCTCTGCCGGTGCGTGCTCCCGCTCAGCCTCCCCGTCACGCATGTCGTGCTCCCGTTGGTAGGATATAGTACGTTGCTAAGATAGCATCATCATCTCACTGCACCATATCCACTCGCGGCAGTCCCGCATCTCAGCTGATCGGCTCGCGGTACCGGGCCACCAGTTCGGTCGCGATGGCGGTCAGGTCCCCGCTGGGCTCCGTCGGCCCGATGGTCACCTCGTCCGCCCAGGACTCCTCGAATCTCACGACGGCGTCCCGCAACTCGGTGAGATCGCCCTGACCACCGTGGGTGGCCACCTGGGTGAGCCAGTCGATCCAGATCTGCCAGCGCGGTGAGTAGAACCCGCCGAGCAGCCCCGCCCAGTGACGACCGGAGTAGTCGTGCAGCCCGGAGGTCTGCTTGGCCCACACGGTCAGGAGGCGGCGCGCGTCGCGCACCAGCGTCTGCTGCTCGCCGGCGTCAGCACCCCATCGGGCGGCATCGGTGAGCCAGGTGCCCAGGAGCCGCTCACGCTGAGTCCCGGCCAGCCGGTCCAGGTCGGCCAACGCCCGGGTGAGGAGACCACCGTGGTGAGCAACGCCGTCGGGATCTGCCGCCTGGGCGGCCGCGGAGAGGGCGCGGATTGTGGCACGGCTGCGTTGCGCGATCAGGTGGGTGAGCACATCCACGAGGTCGTTCGCCAGGGCGG
Protein-coding sequences here:
- a CDS encoding glycoside hydrolase family 2 TIM barrel-domain containing protein, yielding MIPAYLDDVRPAFGTRQPRARFHSDAPQIDLAGDWRFTLSDRAEGTGPELFDPSTDDRDWDLLPVPSHWVLHGHGHPIYTNVRYPFPVDPPHVPTENPTGDYRRVFELPESWPAAAAVLRFDGVESAFAVWLNGIELGWSTGSRLPTEFDVGEILRPGSNVLAVRVHQWSAASYLEDQDMWWLPGIFRDVTITARPEDSVNDLFIHADFDPPTRTGLLTVETDRPARLTIPELGIDQQPCGEQVAIADVEPWSAERPRLYDGVVNTGSEQVPIRIGFRRVEIVDGEIRVNGSHIIFRGVNRHEFHPETGRTLTRDRTRAEIELMKRHNINAVRTSHYPPHPDFLELCDELGLWVMDECDIETHGFGKAHGVDNAWIGNPSDDPQWAQAYLDRMQRMVERDKNHPSIIMWSLGNEANTGRNFRQMAEWTRQRDPSRLIHYQADFACEYVDMYSLMYTSHATMAQIGRREEEPHPDALDDPALDARRRSMPFILCEYGHAMGNGPGGLAEYDALFEAYPRLQGGFIWEWIDHGFRRRAENGEEYYAYGGDFGEEIHDGNFVIDGLVFPDLTPSPGLAEFAKVNEPVQIASGGTPGTIAIRNRHDLTDTRHLRFTWVLEDDGVECSRGTLHVPTIGPGESVEVNLPELATTQGEAWLTVDASLVDARPYAPAGHRVAWSQLALERPSHPRTAPRESRQQIAVTEGATGYRIGPSMFDADGTLVSLHGYEVAGPRLDLWRAPTDNDRASRRAPMRLEDDWRRFGLDRLRHRVKEITMIDDELVVSTHVGASATRFGFAADYRWSTREDAVTLTVSVDPVGEWPVPIPRLGLLMELPESLDQVEWFGGGPGEAYRDTRQAARIRRHRGNVDALQTPYIFPQENGNRIDIRWLRLTDTAGHGLHISGEPLFNFTARRWSTADLDRATHTHELTPRRRVFLNLDHAHQGIGSASCGPGPLPEHQLHAHAATFGLTFQPALAPPE
- a CDS encoding YesL family protein, which translates into the protein MEQTGPSILEGRLYIAAQRITRVVLLSALWGLISVPLVTIGPATAALFAVVRRWHLGEDPALVPNFLRYFRENLRQGLASGFILLVTAALLPVNLVLTDALAPRDGSAFGLVAVVVSMVVLAGVIYHFPLMVTYDMPWWRLVRVAFMLAIGRPSTTVLCLILIVGTAALTYAVPVAPLFVSGLVASGVYRLSMRAVEQVGSRPTPATPTGVRLHAEVVPS
- a CDS encoding sulfatase-like hydrolase/transferase; this encodes MTDRNVRRPNVVLFNPDQWRGDVLGHVGNLAAVTPTLDRMVAEDAVSFTNAFCQNPVCTPSRTSFMTGWYPHVRGHRTMHHMLQPDEPNLLRTLKQEGYTVWWGGKNDLVPAQRGFEDHCDVKNTVPEETLPLFGGRSDPETDPDFYRFFVGRLDTPDGTDHYPDSDWAHVHAAIDFIRAADPDQPFCLYLPLTYPHPPYAVEDPWYSMIDRDALPTRVPAPDWTDKPSILPGIQAAQGGDWPEKKWNELRATYYAMCARVDHQLSLILGALREAGAYDDTAVFVFPDHGDFTGDYGLVEKTQNTFEDCLTNVPLVVKPPASIPVRARTCEALVELIDMPATVEELSGITPEHTHFGRSLVPLLTAETDEHRDAVFCEGGRLQDEEHAMELQSASSQSRPEESRYWPRMRLQSSPGPEHTKAAMCRTRDYKYVRRLYEKDELYDLRSDPQELVNRIDDPALAPVRSLLTDRLLTWYQETADVVPHRGDQR
- a CDS encoding IclR family transcriptional regulator, producing MLPAQPNQSLIDGLACLQTLSSSDHPIGSREMARTLGLEVTRVNRLLKTLAAIGLAEQDARKKYHPGPAIHVLAAQSLFGSGLLRRAIGPLESLYHFGHLVALGVLWRDQTAYLFHGHPSHPALDGLGHERLYPAASSGIGLMLLSHRSEDEIRGLYEEAATPRGRGAMPEDVVPVLDGEDGLLARLDSIRANGWALAHIPGGANRTLAVGLGDQFDAAIGVSGEFGDDEIDRLLEALRDVADQIKQKEQA
- a CDS encoding sulfatase family protein — translated: MRDGEAEREHAPAERPNILLILSDDHGYGDRGALGFDQAVLTPSLDRLAAEGVTCSDAYVTAPICNPSRAAIINGCYQARWGSTWFRDTNFCESRTTMAEYFTELGYTCGYFGKVHYGNEGPGDRACPSEHGFHESYYGLAGRQQGRLNYLVHSAAAVEEYGPEAQWRMAVQPMLHNGEEVELDGFLTAELGHRTREFMTSTDGPFFAMVSFNAVHNFCWQLPADELERRGLPAKTDWHDGDELDYSDWYDGAISPNLEHGREYYLAQLELMDAEIGRLLDSLEDSGAAENTIVVYLTDNGGSTCNYGNNTPLSGTKYTLSEGGVRVPYLVRWPGGGWTGGRCASGLVSSMDLCPTLLAAAGRDVAELGFDGIDQAAHWRAETDRGHESLHWETGDQSAVRCADMKLRITHGDSVQVRGIREREHVRVDDGVHLFDLSTDIAEAHDLLAHSPEQARALWDRHAAWLTDVGRSDLAERHGARVMAALT